One Arachis hypogaea cultivar Tifrunner chromosome 18, arahy.Tifrunner.gnm2.J5K5, whole genome shotgun sequence genomic window, TCTCATTTTGATCTCGCAAACATGGAGGAAGCTGTGTGATGATAGAAATTGGAAGGATGGATCAATTAACATCATGAACTTTTTTATCTCAGTTCAATGAAAGCTAATTGATCTTAATATATTTTAAGATATACCATTTTTGACTCAGATAAAGTGGTTTATTTTTAAAGATACAAAAAAATATCACCCCAGCTACATATCTAAGTTTTTTGGCAATCAAGTCCAATTAAATTGGTTTAAATTCAACAAAAACCACTTTTATTATACCCACGTGTGGACCAGCGTGTACACACGCGCTTCACTAAAGCAAAcatattcttcttcttcgtcttcttccttcttcttcttcgcattcGTCCTCCTTCTTCGTCGTGTTTCTTCTTCGTCTTCGCGTGTTTTCTCTCAATCGTTATTCTTTTATTGCTGCCGTTATTACTgcgatttttcttttcctccttacTTTAATTGAAGTTCATATGGATTCAAAAgtgaattcgatgtgtttttgttgataattgagtcttttttattgcttgtttaaaactaaactaatttcagttcttttgtgtgttaattgagattCACCTGATGCTGCTGAtcagtattgaccaaattttttattctttaagtaatttcgattcatttcttagtttaactgaggttcatttggatccagaaatagATTGGaggtgtttttgttgatgatcgAGTCTTTTTGACGACTTGTTTAAAATTgaactaatttcgattcatttgtgtgttaattgagctgatgttaaatattttattacttaATGTCGGTTCATTTCTTGTTTATTTGAGGTTatccagaaatgaattcgatgtgtttttgttgatgattgaatcTTTTTTACTGTTTGTTTAAAACTGAATTAATTGAATGGAATGTAGtggaatctaatgcaattgaataaagtgataatgaataatttcattcttctttactaaaaaatttgatcaatacttttcaacaGCATCAAGTGgatctcaattaacacacaaatgaacaaaaattagttcaattttaaACAAGTAGTCAAAAAGACCCAATCATCAACAAAAcacacatcgaattcattttcGAATCCAAATAAacttcaattaaactaagaaatgaatcaaaattaagTAAGGaataaaaatttggtcaatactgcatcaagtgaacttcaaTTAACACATAAATAAaccgaaataaactaaaaaatgaatcgaaattatttaatgatgataccagaaaaaattagaatcaataaagATGATAGCAAaatattgttggtgttgttgatggtGACGATAATgaaagaagcagaagaagaatcaGCTTGCGCGCAAATTATAAGAagggaagaaggaggaagaggtggAAGCGGAGAAGAAGGCGCGTGATTATAAAAACTTGGTTAGACTTGGTTAAGTGTTTTGTTTGGATGTAGAGATTTATTCCAAAACAATATACTTTAAAAGAAGATTTAAACATGGTTAATACTTAATACAACCCTCAAAACTTGAAGAACGGGTAAAAAATGTACTTttgatttctttctttttgttaccACAAATGAACTATGCTAGACATTTTTAAGGGACGCTTTCTAAATTAACCAAATTGTTTTCTAAATTAACCAAATTGTTTTGTTTTGAGACAAACAAATCTCACTAGGTAACATCATTTTCACAGATGACATGCTTTATTGCTTGGCCTGTCATTTTTAGATGCGGTTGAAGATATAGAAAACTAATATCAATGATAATTTAGTTCAATCACAATTggaattagaatcacaaaaaccATAACTGATTCATTGATCCTATTCCTATATTGGTTCTAGCCACTTAGTCATATACACAGTTACACACATTTGGTCATAGTTGTTGATAATAAAAGATTGGTGGAGTATGATTGTGGGAAACCAAGAAATCGCTTGAGAGCAAAtgtttgtcaaaaaaaaaagacACGAAGAtggataataatttttaaaatgtgtcTTTGGAGTTTAGAAATTCAGGAACTTTAAAAAAGAGGCAGCACTTGGGAACGGTTGGCAAGGTAGAGAAAATCGAAATTTTACGTGAAATCGAAAAAGTAAATTAAGTACGTAAAACGTAAAATCTTAACAAGATTTAAATCGTAAAATCGTCAGACCTAGTATAAATTTCGTAAAATCGATAGACTCATTTAAAATCGTAATATCGgaagattttaagagttaaatcgagATTCTAGCTAATATGGTTGGCACAGATCGGGAAAAGAACAAACCTTGGACATAATTTGGGACCGACAAGaatgaatgaaaagaaaatagacTATTGTGCAACAGTTTTTATTATGGACGTGTGGAGAGCAAGTAATAAGCATGGCATGGAgcatatataaagatagaaaaaaaaaacagtcagaacttgtcttatttagcattaattaattatcgcaacaattaatgaatgctaaataaaataTGActatttttggctgattttctttggttaccaaacattttcgatTTATATGAAATTAACGTAACAGCAAATGCAACATGAAGCGAATTGACTCAGTaaaaaaaacattaaattcaCCATAAGTGTTGAGCATGCAGGATCATGAGGTGAATTCACCATTTGATAAGAAAAATTCAAGAAACGCATTAAATTTGTTCCGTTCATATAAAATGAAATCTAAGGCTCTCGAGAAAAGAGCAAACATATCTACTGAagcaacagaaaaaaaaaagaagaaaaaattgtaTGCTGAAAACAACTCATGCTAGcatctaataataaataataaataaaaaagaatgaatGTTACTATGCTTTTTTCTGCACATTATTTGTTTCAATCAACTCTTTAAGATCCTTAAAGATGGTAGGCTTTGATCGAACATCACGCTGATTTGTCAAAGTTGTAACAAAGTCTTTAGGGACAAAGCATAGTTCCTCAGAATAAAGCTTCTCTTGAACAAAGGGAGAAGTAATAAGAGCACATAGATCTTCACTTGGAGGAACAACCTCATCTTCTTTCTGCAACCATTATTATTATAGCAAAATATGATAAGCAAAAATGTTTGAAAAAACGCaattaaaacttataaaaaaGCAAGAATGTTAGATACACACAAGTGCTTAGTCCATTATTTCTAATTGCACTTCTCATGAACTAAATTGCtaaaattattgtttttattgGTGGACCACTTCTCTAATATATAGTTCagaaaagaatattaaaaaaCTTCTTGCAATTAtccaaaataaataatagaacagAGGCAGTTACATGTTAACAGTTAGATAAGTAtctcatttttgtttttttatttctctaaatttataattcttgttCCAGTGGCGGaacatgaaataaaattttgggggggccagatagaaaataattgtcaaaatatttttgatatggaCTCATTTAAGATAAACTCGCCTAATCTCATCTCtggtttgggtgatattgccaaatttaaagccgttttttaagatctcgttccaaaaagttaaggttaaagttatcagatgtaactttttgaacttttgaatgtTATATCTCACatttttcgtgattcattaaagtagaagaactatcttcaggtgttgatattgtaaaagttatatgttctccttcttaaatattagccttcctcttaaaaaatgtatcaattctttgatttttcattattattttatataaaaatttgaatatatattctgtaaaatatataaagaagaaattagaaagataaatattaaaatttataatatttattgaatttttttatcaatttatacaaatacactaatattaatacttattgaatattctattattttttatcatataaaaaattaaattaaataaataaaaaatatctaattttttatatttgaacttaaagatagagagagtgttgtttattgaacttattagatactttaagtcatagtaaagtatttaagtcaattgaactattttttatcttttaaaaaagtactactaaattttttataaaaaatttgggggGTCATGACCACCCCTTATCTGAACTAAGCTCCGTCACTGCTTGTTCCTAAAGTTTCTCTTGTTGTGTTGAACAAATCCTTCCATTCAAATAACTGTTTCCTTAAAATTCTccttcactttctctctctttgtatctctatctctatctctcaAACTAAATTTAATCCTATACAATCTTCAATCAATTACTACACATATTTTTAAGGAAGTGGCAGCAATAGTGAACACATGTAGTGGTGTATAACCAACCACATGTATGCAATAATGACAAGTATTTATTCCTGAGGAGCAATGTCGAGTTCATGTAGAATTAATCTTCagttattctattttgtttaaaaaaataaaacattttaaattcaaacagaaattatTATGCACAAGTGAGGGACAAGCAAAAGATTCAAACCATTAATTTCTAATATGTAATTAATCATtgatttcaaataattttaaatattagaggTAATAAAAGAAATTCATGAATAAATAACATACAAATAATTTCTCCAAAAATAATATTGCGGATATTTACAATTAATCCAACCTTAAACAATGTAGAAAAGGAACGAGCAAAAATTAAGGCAGCACTGTATTGGAAGAGTACATGAAGTTGCACCACTaaatataaaacttaaacaaaaaatTTCTTTGGCCTAattcttaattataaaaattatctaaacaaaaaattctaaaaaaatatatattaaaaaaatataaaacatcatTTTTCATCCTCAAACCATGGTaatattacagtcatccaagaaACACTATTATAGatgtaacaaataataataataataaaagaagcaGTTACCTGGAGCGTGTTCATAAGTTGAAGCATACCAATTTGAGTTTGAAGATACTTCACATATTTAGAAGCTGCATGGAGCATCTCAGCTGTGTTCATCTTTGAGCTACCAGGAACCAACTTTCCAAGCTCTTGTGTCTTTTCTGTGAtatttcttcttctctcccttGCCGCTATACTCTGTGCAGAGATAGTTCTCTTACTGTCCTTCTTCTGACTCTCATTATTAATTCCCACACAAAAACCATTACGTACAACATTAGGAACCATGAAGTCTGACGACGGTGTTGTCACTGGTGCAGGTAATAGTAGTTCTTCTGCTAGTGCTGCTTCTTCAGATGGTAATAAAGAAGATGAATTCAGTATAAACCCATCAAATAGACTGGGCGATGCATACTCCTTAAATGGAGAAGAGAGTTGgagttcttcatccttatgaaagTACTTTTGGCGTTTCGGACATGAAAGAAGGGTGTTGACATTAGAGTATTCAATCTGAAAGAGATTATTGGGTTTGGGTGAGATAAAAGGGTCATGAGAAGAAGTGCAACTATGACCAAGTTGATGAGAAGACAAAATTTCAGGATGGAAAAATCCATTGTTAAAGTCAAAATAAGGGTCAAAGAAAAAGTTATTAGAAAACAAGCCTTCTTGGCTGTGTTGGTGGTAAAAATGGTCAAGTGTAAGTTCTTCTGGTGTGGTTAGTTCTTGAAATTTTGTGGTGAA contains:
- the LOC112772630 gene encoding transcription factor bHLH52-like; translation: MALSTYLNGDALQSSIISEIFTTKFQELTTPEELTLDHFYHQHSQEGLFSNNFFFDPYFDFNNGFFHPEILSSHQLGHSCTSSHDPFISPKPNNLFQIEYSNVNTLLSCPKRQKYFHKDEELQLSSPFKEYASPSLFDGFILNSSSLLPSEEAALAEELLLPAPVTTPSSDFMVPNVVRNGFCVGINNESQKKDSKRTISAQSIAARERRRNITEKTQELGKLVPGSSKMNTAEMLHAASKYVKYLQTQIGMLQLMNTLQKEDEVVPPSEDLCALITSPFVQEKLYSEELCFVPKDFVTTLTNQRDVRSKPTIFKDLKELIETNNVQKKA